A window from Lampris incognitus isolate fLamInc1 chromosome 5, fLamInc1.hap2, whole genome shotgun sequence encodes these proteins:
- the LOC130112693 gene encoding uncharacterized protein LOC130112693 codes for MRTPGGTFFQLILLPILLEVYMSPSLQANDCPSRSSHESLSCVNDFNNNITCVWNSANNHAPCSLYTFRKRKMFTKKPAKSTSPYNASCDLEPFDPFKPALRRCSLILGITRAFMSFTEQELRLTCKPLNYSLSLTYKPNCHIKLTPPGVPDVNLTTISWPAGAPSYIGITQYSFHFQWKQEAQSWKDASERNKTKEQCNPVCQMELNPDLLEQGKRYEARIRVQSGEDWSRSVWSEWSPTAKWVSAVGKEKAPDDPNILEWDTLVGSVVGAVFLLSLGVFFCKRDENIWVCTLKKFVRPPIPNPGQFLRNDGNYQVWLASRFTNDSYLLKPVDICSVEVTSTVESVVTQDSEAALLGKRRWDSCCRLTSSRYSDPVRPLLCPPPLSFCTEGNLKPCAADSPYGPTNTQSEEAKDSEEERGVDTEVCNLLSRTAMRGGSVQESLDGDRVQKLRAQRFELQSPDSGMGCSEVEQVSEESMEEVDGMDSSRGYGEQLQEKGREEEKGKERDVSRIFGGVFSQGSIQVCPDYEHIEKMRAPYPELQCADSSISGHCKEQVSEEGQEEGDSCVGSKATLYPASCIPQDSQHSFIPRSFNPWQEMKSQLGPLTGHLSEGIPAIPCTRSLEPSGVGYMPVGEAQN; via the exons ATGAGGACACCAGGTGGAACGTTTTTTCAGCTGATTCTGCTTCCCATTCTCCTTGAAGTCTACATGTCTCCAAGTCTCCAGGCCAATGACTGTCCCAGCAGATCATCACATGAAA GTCTCAGCTGTGTCAATGACTTCAATAACAACATCACATGTGTGTGGAATAGCGCGAACAACCACGCACCCTGCAGTCTGTACACCTTCAGAAAACGGAAAATGTTCACAAAAAAACCAGCgaagag TACGTCTCCCTACAATGCCTCCTGTGACCTGGAGCCCTTTGACCCCTTCAAACCTGCCCTGAGAAGATGCTCCCTGATCTTGGGTATCACCCGC GCGTTTATGTCCTTTACTGAACAGGAACTTCGCCTGACTTGTAAGCCTCTGAATTACAGCTTGAGCTTAACGTACAAACCAAATTGCCACA TAAAGCTGACACCTCCTGGAGTGCCAGATGTCAATTTAACCACCATATCCTGGCCTGCGGGGGCACCTTCGTACATTGGAATCACACAGTACAGCTTTCACTTTCAGTGGAAACAAGAGGCTCAGTCTTggaag GATGCCTCTGAGAGGAATAAAACTAAAGAACAATGTAATCCAGTCTGCCAAATGGAGCTGAATCCAGACTTGCTGGAACAGGGAAAAAGGTATGAGGCACGGATTCGAGTCCAGTCAGGCGAAGATTGGAGCAGATCTGTCTGGAGTGAATGGAGCCCCACAGCAAAATGGGTCTCGGCTGTGGGGAAGGAAAAGGCACCAG ATGACCCTAATATTCTCGAATGGGACACTTTGGTGGGCTCTGTCGTAGGTGCAGTGTTTTTACTGTCTCTCGGTGTCTTCTTCTGCAAGAGAGACGAAAACATCTG GGTTTGCACACTGAAGAAGTTCGTGCGGCCCCCCATACCAAACCCAGGACAGTTCTTACGTAATGATGGAAACTACCAG GTCTGGCTGGCCTCTCGGTTCACCAATGACTCCTACTTGCTGAAACCAGTGGACATATGCTCAGTGGAGGTCACCAGTACTGTTGAGTCTGTAGTCACTCAGGACTCAGAGGCTGCGCTGCTGGGAAAGAGAAGATGGGATAGCTGCTGCCGGTTGACCAGCTCCAGGTATTCTGACCCCGTCAGGCCTCTCCTCtgccctcctcccctctccttttGCACCGAAGGAAATCTGAAGCCCTGCGCGGCCGACTCACCCTACGGGCCCACCAATACTCAAAGCGAAGAGGCAAAGGACAGCGAGGAAGAGCGGGGTGTTGACACAGAGGTTTGCAACTTATTATCCCGCACTGCTATGAGAGGAGGGTCGGTGCAAGAATCACTGGACGGTGATCGGGTTCAGAAGCTCCGGGCTCAGCGGTTTGAGCTCCAGAGCCCCGACTCGGGCATGGGGTGCTCGGAGGTGGAGCAGGTCAGCGAAGAGAGCATGGAGGAAGTAGATGGGATGGATTCATCCAGAGGCTACGGTGAGCAGCTGCAAGAAAAaggcagggaagaggagaagggaaAAGAAAGAGACGTCAGTCGAATATTTGGTGGTGTTTTCAGCCAAGGGTCTATTCAGGTTTGCCCAGATTATGAGCATATTGAGAAAATGCGGGCCCCATACCCGGAGCTCCAGTGTGCAGATTCCAGCATTTCCGGCCACTGTaaggagcaggtcagtgaggaggGACAGGAGGAAGGAGACAGCTGTGTCGGATCTAAAGCAACCTTGTATCCTGCCTCCTGTATCCCCCAAGACTCCCAGCATTCTTTCATTCCCAGAAGCTTTAACCCTTGGCAAGAGATGAAGTCACAGCTCGGTCCTCTTACAGGTCATTTATCAGAGGGGATCCCTGCCATACCTTGTACAAGGTCACTAGAGCCCTCGGGTGTTGGATATATGCCAGTGGGAGAGGCACAGAACTGA